GGCGTCAACACGGAAACCGTCCTCAAGCAACTCGCCAAGGTCCCGGTCTCGCTGCACTGCTGGCAGGGCGACGACGTGGGCGGGTTTGAAAATTTCGGCGGGACGCTGGGCGGCGGGCTCGTGGCCACGGGCAATTATCCCGGCAAGGCCCGCACGCCCGACGAACTGCGGGCCGATGCGGAAAAGGCCCTCTCGCTGATTCCCGGCCGCCACCGCTTTAATTTGCACGCGTTTTACGGCGAGTTTGGCGGCAAGAAGGTGGACCGCAATGAAATTGAAGCGCGCCATTTCCGCAATTGGATTGCCTGGGCCAAATCCATTGGCATCGGGCTGGATTTCAATCCGACGTGCTTTTCACATCCGAAGGCGGCCAGCGGCTTCACGTTGTCAAATTCTGACAAGGGCATTCGTCGTTTCTGGATCGAGCATTGCCAGGCCAGCCGGAAGATCGGCGCGGTGATGGGCCGGGCGCTCGGCTCGCCGACGGTCACCAACGTCTGGATCCCCGACGGCATGAAGGACACGCCGGCGGACCGCCGCGGACCGCGCGAGCGTTTGCAGGAATCGCTGGACGAGGTCTTCAAACAGAAGCTCAACCCGAAGCACAATCTCGACGCCGTCGAAGGCAAGCTCTTCGGGATCGGCGCGGAGAGCTACACGGTCGGGATGCACGAATTTTATCTCGGTTACGCCGTGACGAACCAGAAACTGGTTTGTCTGGATGCCGGCCACTATCACCCGACGGAAAACATGGCGGACAAAATCTCCTCCGTGCTCTGCTTCCTGCCCGAAATCCTGCTGCACGTCAGCCGGGGCGTGCGGTGGGACAGCGACCATGTGGTGACGCTGACCGACGAGTTGCAGGCGATTGCGCAGGAACTGGTGCGTGGTGATTACCTGGGCCGCGTTCACATCGGCCTGGATTTCTTCGACGCCAGCATCAACCGCATCGCGGCGTGGACCATCGGCACGCGCAACATGATTCGCGCATTGTGCATTGCGCAGCTGGATCCGGTGGCGAAACTCAAGCAGCTTGAAAGGGCGGGGGATTACACCGCGCGGCTCGCGTTGATGGAGGAGGCCAAGACGCTGCCGTTCGGCGCGGTCTGGGATTATTACTGCCTGAAGCAGGGCGTGCCGGTCGGTGACGCCTGGCTCGCCGAAGTGAAGGCGTATGAGAAGGATGTCTTGTCGAAGCGAAACTAACTCCCCAGACTCGCGGGCGTTCCAAGCATTATGAATCCATTTCTCGGCGTATTCTTTCACTGGCTCGGCGGGCTGGCCTCCGGAAGTTTTTACGTGCCCTACAAGGGCGTGAAAAAGTGGTCGTGGGAAACCTACTGGCTCGTCGGCGGATTCTTCTCGTGGATCATCTGCCCGTGGTTTCTCGCTTCGTTGATGACAAACGACCTGACGGGCGTGCTGCGGCAACAATCCACCAGCACGCTGTGGTGGACCTACTTCTTCGGCGCGATGTGGGGGTTCGGCGGGCTGACATTTGGTTTGACGATGCGTTATTTGGGCATGTCGTTAGGTATGGGGGTGGCGTTGGGATATTGCGCGGCCTTCGGAACGCTGCTGCCGCCCATTTTCAAGCTGTTCATGCCAAGCATCCCGGTGGACGAGACCATTGCGCAAATCGCCGCCACAACGCCCGGAAAAATCACCCTGCTGGGCGTCTTTGTTTGTCTGGCCGGCATCGCGGTCGCCGCCTATGCCGGTTTGACCAAGGAACGGCAGATGCCCGAGGCGGAAAAAAAGAAGGCGATTGCGGAGTTCAACTTTCCCAAGGGTATTTTGGTTGCGACGTTTTCCGGCATCATGAGCGCGTGTTTCTCCTTTGCGCTCACCGCGGGCAAGCCGATTGGCGAAGCCTCCCTGGCGGCGCACACGCCGGAACTGTGGACGGGCCTGCCCAAGCTGTGCGTGGTGCTCGCGGGCGGCTTTACGACGAATTTCATCTGGTGCGTGATGTTGAACATCAAGAACCGCACCGGTTATCAATACCTCGCGGCGCACGTTCGCCCGGAACATGCCGGCCTGACGGCGGCGGGCGGCGAGCACAACGCGCCGGCGGCGCCGCGGACGGCCTCCGACTTGAAAGTGCCGATGCTGGGCAATTATTTCTTCTCCGCGCTGGCGGGCACGTGTTGGTATTTTCAGTTTTTTTTCTACACGATGGGTGAAACGCAGATGGGCAAATATGGCTTCGCGTCATGGACGCTGCACATGGCAAGCATCATCATCTTCAGCACGATGTGGGGCTGGATTTTCCACGAGTGGAAGGGCTCGAGCAAGAAGGCCCACAGCCTGATTGCGGGCGGCATTGCGATGCTGATTCTGTCCACCATCGTCATCGGCTACGGGACCTATCTGAAGGGATTGGCCGCCGCCGGGCATTGAGCCGGCGGAAAAACTGGCAGTTTGAGGCGGGCTCCCGGCGGCGGGAGCCCGTTTGATGTGGCAAACATCTGCTGCATTGCCCGCCGCGCCTGACCTTGATTACGATGCGTCGCGCATCGCCGACGCATGAAAGTCACCCTGTTCATACCCTGTTTCATCGACCAGTGCTTTCCCAACGTGGGCATCAGCGTGGTCAAGCTGCTCGAAAGGCTCGGGCACACCGTGGACTATCCCATGGAACAAACGTGCTGCGGGCAGCCGGCGTTCAACTCCGGGGCGTGGGATCAGGCACGGGCAACGGCGCGGCAGGCGCTCAAGGTGTTTCGCGCTGCGGACGTGGTGGTGACGCCCTCCGGCTCCTGCGGCGCGATGATGAAGGTGTTTTACCCGGACCTGTTCAAGGACACGCCGGAGCACAAGGAGGCCTGCGTGCTGGCCAACAAGACGTGGGAGTTCGCCTCGTTCCTCGTGAACAAACTGGGCGTGACCGACCTGGGGGCGCGGTTCGACGGAAAAGTAACCTTTCATGACGGCTGCCACGGCCTGCGCGAATTGCGCGTGCACCGCGAGCCGCGTGAGCTGCTCCGGCATGTGCGCGGGCTGGAACTCGTGGAGATGACGCCGAACGACACCTGCTGCGGCTTCGGTGGCACTTTTGCCGTGAAGTTTCCCATGATCTCAACGGCCATGGGCGAACAAAAGTGCACCGCCATCGGCGAAACCGGCGTGGACACGGTGGTGTCGCTCGATTCGAGCTGCCTCATGCACATTCAGGGCCTGTTTGACCGGCAGGGCAAAAAGCTGCGCAGCCTGCATCTGGCGGAAGTTCTCGCCAACGGCCTATGAACACGACCGCCAACGCGTTCAAACAGAGCGCCACGCAATACTGCCACGATCTCGATCACCGGCAGCGCATCCGCAAGGCGTTGACGGGCTATGAGGCGAAGCGCGACGAAAACAAGGGGCGCTTCCAGAGCTGGGAGGAGGCGCGGCAGGCGGCTGCGGAAATCAAATACGAAGTCATCAATCACCTCGACCAGTATCTGGAACAGTTCGTCAGCAACCTTGAGCAACGCGGCGTGAAGGTGCATTGGGCGGGCGACGCGCAGGAGGCACGCGAGCTCATCGTGCAGATTGCGCGCGAGCACAACGTCTGGCGCATCATCAAGTCGAAGAGCATGACCGCGGAGGAGATCCACCTCAACGAGGCGCTCGAAAAGAACGGCTTCAACGTGTTCGAGTCGGACCTCGGCGAGTTCATCGTCCAGTTGCGCCAGGAGCCGCCGTATCATCTGGTGTTTCCCTCGATGCACCTCACGCGGCACCAGATCAGCGAAACCTTCACGGAGAAGCTGGGCGCCGAACGCGTCACCGAACCGGAGGAACTGACGATGATTGCGCGCCGCATCATGCGGCAGAGATTTTGCCAGGCCGACATGGGCATCAGTGGCGTGAACTTTGGCGTGGCTGAGACGGGGATGATTTCCATCACGGAAAACGAGGGCAATGCGCGCCTCACCACGTCGCTGCCCCGGATTCATGTGGCGCTGATGGGCATCGAAAAAATGCTGCGCCGCATGGAGGATCTCGCGTTGTTCCTGCCGATGCTGGCCACCGCGGGGGCCGGACAGCCGTTGACCGGCTACAACACCCTGTATGGCGCGGCGAAACTGCCGGGTGAACCGGACGGACCGGAGCAGTTTCATCTGGTGCTGCTGGACAATGGCCGCACCGGCGTGCTGGCGGACGCCGAACAGCGCGATTCGCTGCACTGCATTCGCTGCGGCGCGTGCCTGAATGTCTGTCCGATTTTCCGCAACGTGGGCGGGCACAGCTATGGCACGGTTTACGGCGGCCCGATTGGTTCGGTCATCACGCCCAACCTGCGCGGCCTGCAGGATTGGAAGCATCTGTCGTTTGCCTCGTCGCTGTGCGGGGCATGCACGGCGGCGTGTCCGGTGAAGATCGATCTCGCGCACCATCTGCTGCAGAACCGGCGCAACGCGGTGCAGCAAAACCCCTCGTTCTTCGAGAACCTGCTCTGGAACGGGTTCTCCTTCGTAATGCAAAAGCCCGGACTGTATCGCACCAGCGCCAAACTGGCGGGCCTGTTCCAGCCGTTGCATGGACTGGTCAAGGGCTCGGCGCTTGATCCGGCGCGCGGCTGGACGCAAAGCCGCGAGACACCCAAAATTGCGAAACAAACGTTTACGGACTGGTGGAGGGCGAATCGCGCATGACCGCACGGGAAAAAATTCTGGGGCGCATCCGGGAAGCGTTGCGGGCAAAGGCGCCGGTGCCCGGCCACTCTGGCGAGGCGCATCCGCAGCCTGCGCAAACCAACGTCGAAGCCATCCGCCACTGGCTGCCGCCGGTGGGCGCGAGTTGGGAGGAGCAGTGCGATTTGTTTGCGCGCAATTCCGCGGGATTGAAGACGGAGTTCAAAGTGGTGCCCAACGCGGCCGCGGCCGGCGCCGAAATCAAGCGGCTGGCCGAAGCCGGGAAGTGGCGGCGCCTGGCGGCGCACCAATCACCGTTGCTGACGGAAGTGGTGGCCGCCGCGGGGCTCGCCACGCTCTGGACCGATCCGGGTTATGCGACGGCGGATTTGGAGGCGTGCGATGGCGGCGTCACCGCCTGTGAAGCGCTGGTCGCGCAGACCGGCAGCGTGCTGGTGACCAGTCGCAGTTCCGGGGGGCGGGCGTTGTCCGTGTTGCCGCCCCATCATGTGGTGCTGGCCACGCGCGAACAACTTGTGCCCGATCTGGCGGCCGCCTTTGAACTGCTCCGCGGGAAATATCACGGCAATTTTCCGAGCACGATTTCCTTCATCACCGGGCCGAGCCGCACGGGCGACATCGAGCGCATTCTCGTGCTCGGGGCTCACGGGCCGAAGCAGCTCACGGTGCTGCTGCTGGCGTAGGTTTCCGGTTTTGCCGCAGTCCGAGCGCAAGGCCCAACGCGATGGCCAGCCCGCCCCAGAGCTGGCCCCAGTGCGCGGATTCCCCCAGCAGCACGATGGCGATCAGGGTCCCTGCAAACGGCTGCACGAACACCGTCATGGCCACGACATTCACCGGGACCACGCGCAACGCCGCGAACCACACCGCGTAGCCGATGGCCGTGCACAAGATCGCCAGGTAGGCAATCTCCAGCCAAGCGTGGAGCGGCAACGTCCGCGCGGCGGCCAGCGTGGAAGGACCATCCCAGGCGAAATTAACAAGAGTTCCGCCGAGCAGTGCCAGCGTGGTGACTTTGAGGAACGCCGCCCGTTCGATGAGCGGCTTGCCCATCACCGAATAGGCCGCCTCGCAAAAAAAGGAACTGATGAAGAGCAGGTTGGCCCCCAAGCTGGCGAGGTGAAAATCCGGCCGCCAGATGTTCGAGAGCAGGATGGCGCCCAGCACGCCGAAGAAAAAACCGAACCACCGTCGCGCGGGGACGTGTTCGTGCAGGAACAGCGCGGCGCCCACCGTGGCGACCAGCGGTTCCAGCGCCACGAGGACTGACATGTCGCCCGCCTGGCCCGCCTGCGTGGCGACGACTTGCAATCGCGGTGCGCCCACAAACACGATCAGCCCCATGACCAATGTCTTCCACAGGTCGCGGCCGCGCGGCGCCGGTCCGCGCAGGAACGGCCAGCTGGCGAGCAGCAGGATCGCCGCGAGGCCGTAACGCAGCGTGACGAGCTGGCCGGGATTCAGCCAGTGTTTCAGATCCTTGAAGGCCGAATACGTTCCGCCCCAGAAGACGTTGAAGCCGATCAAGACCAGCAGATAGGTCGTGCGCATCGTGATGTTTTGCCGCTTATGCCGGCGTCTGCCCTTCGGGAAAATTCCTGGGTGGATGCTTGCGCCGGTGGCGTATGACAAGCAGGCGGGTGACGAGAAAGCTCAGAAGTGCGAGTGGCGTCGAAAATATGACCGAGCCTACGAGCCACGGCTTGCCAACCGAGAGGAACGTGGTCCAGCTGCGCCAGGCATGTCCGCCCAGATGTCCATGGCGGAAGGATTCCGGCCATTCGTGCGGCTGGCTCAACAGCCAGTAGCCGAGGTCGTATTCCCAGCGGTAGAGCACGGGCATGAACGGGATCGCGACGTCGTGCAACGTCACCGCGACCGCGGCGGCAATGAGATTGGACCGCGTCAGCCACGCGAAGAGCAGGGAGAGCAGGGTTTTCAAGCCGAACAGCGGCGTGAAGCTGAAAAAGATGCCGATCGCCACGCCGCCGGCAATGGCCTCCGGCGTGTCGCGAATCGCCAGCAGCCTCAGCGAGTGTTCCTTCAGCCAGTTCTGGAGCCGAGTGGTCATTGGACGTTGGCGCGGGCCGTGTGGTTGAAA
The nucleotide sequence above comes from Verrucomicrobiia bacterium. Encoded proteins:
- a CDS encoding LUD domain-containing protein; amino-acid sequence: MTAREKILGRIREALRAKAPVPGHSGEAHPQPAQTNVEAIRHWLPPVGASWEEQCDLFARNSAGLKTEFKVVPNAAAAGAEIKRLAEAGKWRRLAAHQSPLLTEVVAAAGLATLWTDPGYATADLEACDGGVTACEALVAQTGSVLVTSRSSGGRALSVLPPHHVVLATREQLVPDLAAAFELLRGKYHGNFPSTISFITGPSRTGDIERILVLGAHGPKQLTVLLLA
- a CDS encoding (Fe-S)-binding protein, giving the protein MKVTLFIPCFIDQCFPNVGISVVKLLERLGHTVDYPMEQTCCGQPAFNSGAWDQARATARQALKVFRAADVVVTPSGSCGAMMKVFYPDLFKDTPEHKEACVLANKTWEFASFLVNKLGVTDLGARFDGKVTFHDGCHGLRELRVHREPRELLRHVRGLELVEMTPNDTCCGFGGTFAVKFPMISTAMGEQKCTAIGETGVDTVVSLDSSCLMHIQGLFDRQGKKLRSLHLAEVLANGL
- a CDS encoding DMT family transporter — its product is MRTTYLLVLIGFNVFWGGTYSAFKDLKHWLNPGQLVTLRYGLAAILLLASWPFLRGPAPRGRDLWKTLVMGLIVFVGAPRLQVVATQAGQAGDMSVLVALEPLVATVGAALFLHEHVPARRWFGFFFGVLGAILLSNIWRPDFHLASLGANLLFISSFFCEAAYSVMGKPLIERAAFLKVTTLALLGGTLVNFAWDGPSTLAAARTLPLHAWLEIAYLAILCTAIGYAVWFAALRVVPVNVVAMTVFVQPFAGTLIAIVLLGESAHWGQLWGGLAIALGLALGLRQNRKPTPAAAP
- a CDS encoding LutB/LldF family L-lactate oxidation iron-sulfur protein, yielding MNTTANAFKQSATQYCHDLDHRQRIRKALTGYEAKRDENKGRFQSWEEARQAAAEIKYEVINHLDQYLEQFVSNLEQRGVKVHWAGDAQEARELIVQIAREHNVWRIIKSKSMTAEEIHLNEALEKNGFNVFESDLGEFIVQLRQEPPYHLVFPSMHLTRHQISETFTEKLGAERVTEPEELTMIARRIMRQRFCQADMGISGVNFGVAETGMISITENEGNARLTTSLPRIHVALMGIEKMLRRMEDLALFLPMLATAGAGQPLTGYNTLYGAAKLPGEPDGPEQFHLVLLDNGRTGVLADAEQRDSLHCIRCGACLNVCPIFRNVGGHSYGTVYGGPIGSVITPNLRGLQDWKHLSFASSLCGACTAACPVKIDLAHHLLQNRRNAVQQNPSFFENLLWNGFSFVMQKPGLYRTSAKLAGLFQPLHGLVKGSALDPARGWTQSRETPKIAKQTFTDWWRANRA
- a CDS encoding DUF2062 domain-containing protein; translated protein: MTTRLQNWLKEHSLRLLAIRDTPEAIAGGVAIGIFFSFTPLFGLKTLLSLLFAWLTRSNLIAAAVAVTLHDVAIPFMPVLYRWEYDLGYWLLSQPHEWPESFRHGHLGGHAWRSWTTFLSVGKPWLVGSVIFSTPLALLSFLVTRLLVIRHRRKHPPRNFPEGQTPA
- the rhaT gene encoding L-rhamnose/proton symporter RhaT, which produces MNPFLGVFFHWLGGLASGSFYVPYKGVKKWSWETYWLVGGFFSWIICPWFLASLMTNDLTGVLRQQSTSTLWWTYFFGAMWGFGGLTFGLTMRYLGMSLGMGVALGYCAAFGTLLPPIFKLFMPSIPVDETIAQIAATTPGKITLLGVFVCLAGIAVAAYAGLTKERQMPEAEKKKAIAEFNFPKGILVATFSGIMSACFSFALTAGKPIGEASLAAHTPELWTGLPKLCVVLAGGFTTNFIWCVMLNIKNRTGYQYLAAHVRPEHAGLTAAGGEHNAPAAPRTASDLKVPMLGNYFFSALAGTCWYFQFFFYTMGETQMGKYGFASWTLHMASIIIFSTMWGWIFHEWKGSSKKAHSLIAGGIAMLILSTIVIGYGTYLKGLAAAGH
- a CDS encoding L-rhamnose isomerase, which codes for MPTRTNRIEAAYQLARERYAALGVNTETVLKQLAKVPVSLHCWQGDDVGGFENFGGTLGGGLVATGNYPGKARTPDELRADAEKALSLIPGRHRFNLHAFYGEFGGKKVDRNEIEARHFRNWIAWAKSIGIGLDFNPTCFSHPKAASGFTLSNSDKGIRRFWIEHCQASRKIGAVMGRALGSPTVTNVWIPDGMKDTPADRRGPRERLQESLDEVFKQKLNPKHNLDAVEGKLFGIGAESYTVGMHEFYLGYAVTNQKLVCLDAGHYHPTENMADKISSVLCFLPEILLHVSRGVRWDSDHVVTLTDELQAIAQELVRGDYLGRVHIGLDFFDASINRIAAWTIGTRNMIRALCIAQLDPVAKLKQLERAGDYTARLALMEEAKTLPFGAVWDYYCLKQGVPVGDAWLAEVKAYEKDVLSKRN